A genomic region of Catalinimonas niigatensis contains the following coding sequences:
- a CDS encoding phytanoyl-CoA dioxygenase family protein, giving the protein MQTPHTLSKTQLEQFVQDGFIRLEHAFPKTTAEEGCRILWQDIAADPNDPSTWKQPVVRLGEYAHEPFRQAANTPLLHTAFDQLIGKGRWLPRNSLGTFPVRFPSKDDSGDAGWHVDASFPGENPSDYLSWRVNVKSRGRALLILFLFSDVSEQDAPTRIRVGSHLNVAKLLEPYGEEGLTFMELAQKQEATDKCPQVLATGEAGTVYLCHPFLVHAAQAHQGTSPRFMAQPPLLPAEDFQLDRKDENYAPVEMAIRMGLGWEK; this is encoded by the coding sequence ATGCAAACACCGCATACGTTAAGCAAAACGCAGCTCGAGCAATTTGTCCAGGATGGTTTTATACGGCTGGAGCATGCCTTTCCCAAGACAACAGCTGAGGAAGGGTGCCGGATTTTGTGGCAGGATATCGCTGCTGATCCGAATGATCCGTCAACCTGGAAACAGCCTGTGGTACGCCTTGGAGAATATGCTCATGAACCCTTCCGTCAGGCAGCAAACACGCCTTTACTACATACCGCCTTTGATCAGTTGATAGGCAAGGGACGCTGGCTTCCCCGAAACAGTTTGGGTACATTTCCGGTACGATTTCCCAGCAAAGATGATTCGGGAGATGCAGGCTGGCATGTAGATGCGAGTTTTCCGGGAGAAAATCCCAGTGATTACTTAAGCTGGCGAGTGAATGTCAAATCCCGGGGAAGAGCTTTACTGATACTGTTTCTCTTCTCCGATGTAAGTGAACAGGATGCTCCGACTCGTATCCGCGTTGGCTCTCATTTGAATGTAGCCAAACTGCTGGAACCTTATGGAGAGGAAGGTTTAACCTTTATGGAACTTGCTCAAAAGCAGGAAGCGACAGACAAATGCCCACAAGTGCTGGCCACAGGCGAAGCAGGTACCGTTTATCTTTGTCATCCTTTTCTGGTACATGCCGCTCAGGCACATCAGGGTACAAGCCCCCGTTTTATGGCGCAACCTCCGCTTCTTCCGGCAGAGGACTTTCAGCTTGATCGTAAGGATGAAAATTATGCTCCGGTAGAAATGGCTATCCGTATGGGACTAGGATGGGAGAAGTAG
- a CDS encoding helix-turn-helix domain-containing protein, giving the protein MVNIEDYIVESRLFNTFRIDELLFVEYKCLVQDDESDIWAHNNYFAYVLGGQKKWKTQKGEYLVSSGEGLFVKKGANTVYQYFAEPFLVLFIFIPDSFIREVLSRHYTILSKKEKIQEKSDSVIPLYVNEVLDSFFQSLLSYFAQPKAPYKELLRLKMEELLLNILSQPDNISLKQYFVQLGQRQEVNMAKTMNTHFQYPLSIQDYARLCARSLSSFRRDFKHTFNTTPSQWLMQKRLEYSRFLLENSDKSIVEVMDDSGFKNRSHFIKAFKDAYGNSPQRYRMNQSV; this is encoded by the coding sequence ATGGTCAACATTGAGGACTATATTGTAGAAAGCAGGCTATTTAATACTTTTCGTATAGATGAGCTTTTGTTTGTAGAATATAAATGTCTTGTACAGGATGATGAATCTGATATATGGGCACATAACAATTACTTTGCTTATGTACTGGGTGGACAGAAAAAATGGAAAACACAAAAAGGAGAATATCTGGTATCATCAGGAGAGGGCCTGTTTGTAAAGAAAGGAGCCAATACAGTATATCAATATTTTGCAGAACCCTTTCTTGTACTCTTTATTTTCATACCCGACAGTTTTATTCGGGAAGTACTTTCCAGACACTATACTATTCTAAGTAAGAAAGAGAAAATTCAGGAAAAAAGTGATAGCGTGATTCCTTTATACGTAAACGAGGTGCTGGATTCATTTTTCCAATCTTTACTATCTTATTTTGCCCAACCGAAAGCTCCTTATAAAGAATTACTTAGATTGAAAATGGAAGAACTGCTCCTGAATATTCTTTCTCAACCTGACAATATTTCGCTCAAGCAGTATTTTGTCCAACTGGGACAAAGACAGGAAGTAAATATGGCAAAGACAATGAATACACACTTTCAGTATCCTTTATCTATTCAGGATTATGCTCGATTATGTGCCCGCAGTCTTTCGTCATTCAGAAGAGACTTCAAACATACTTTTAACACCACACCATCTCAATGGCTGATGCAGAAGCGACTGGAATATAGCCGCTTTTTACTGGAAAACTCTGATAAAAGCATCGTTGAGGTGATGGATGACAGTGGCTTTAAGAATCGCTCTCACTTTATCAAAGCCTTTAAGGATGCATATGGTAATTCTCCACAACGTTATCGTATGAATCAGTCTGTATAA
- a CDS encoding vanadium-dependent haloperoxidase has translation MNPIIIIERRTQRKHHLLHSSAVSILVILCLSLPSCQAQEDANPINEEISNELIIDWNHLTYKLAYEHDQFYSFIGVRTLSMVHLAMHDALNAISPQFEQYAYQGKNSGANPIAAASQAAYEVLLNAYPERKDTIQTVFEMWMMKVSESKAKEEGVVLGKSTAQAIIEMREGDGHLEQGGYTPMTKPGDYQYTPGWDEWVLKPDFDFARPFAMDTVTQFRSSKPPTLMSEDYSASFQEVKAYGRKNSKVRTTDETNYAHWWAEFAEHGWNRIGRITARQRALPLLETARMFALINMDIYDIYLASLESKYYYDTWRPYTAIRNADVDENPETIADPNWEPEMQTPPWPEYPSAHASVAAGSAEILTHVYGTPDIAFEMESTSALTDAKRRSYANLDSAASDCADSRIMNGYHFRFATQEGSRQGREVARYICSNFLGHIN, from the coding sequence ATGAATCCAATCATAATAATTGAGAGAAGAACTCAGAGAAAACACCATTTACTTCATTCATCGGCAGTAAGCATACTTGTAATCTTATGCCTTAGTCTTCCTAGTTGCCAAGCCCAGGAGGATGCCAATCCCATAAATGAAGAAATCAGTAATGAGCTGATTATTGACTGGAACCATCTTACTTATAAGCTAGCCTATGAACATGATCAGTTTTATTCATTTATAGGGGTGAGAACATTATCTATGGTGCATCTGGCTATGCATGACGCCCTTAATGCTATTTCTCCTCAGTTTGAACAGTATGCTTATCAGGGAAAAAATTCCGGGGCAAATCCTATAGCTGCAGCTTCACAGGCTGCTTATGAGGTCTTGTTAAATGCTTATCCTGAGCGAAAAGATACTATACAAACTGTTTTTGAAATGTGGATGATGAAGGTGAGTGAAAGTAAGGCAAAAGAGGAAGGTGTAGTCTTAGGCAAATCTACTGCGCAAGCCATTATAGAAATGCGTGAAGGGGATGGTCATCTAGAACAGGGAGGCTATACACCTATGACCAAACCTGGGGATTATCAGTATACTCCCGGCTGGGATGAATGGGTACTGAAACCAGATTTTGACTTTGCCAGACCTTTTGCTATGGATACAGTGACACAGTTTAGGTCATCTAAACCACCAACCTTGATGAGTGAAGACTACTCAGCATCTTTTCAGGAAGTAAAGGCTTATGGAAGAAAAAACAGCAAAGTTAGAACAACTGATGAAACCAATTATGCCCACTGGTGGGCGGAATTTGCTGAACATGGATGGAACAGAATAGGAAGAATTACAGCAAGGCAAAGGGCGCTTCCCTTATTGGAAACTGCACGTATGTTTGCCCTGATCAACATGGATATTTATGATATCTACCTGGCATCGCTGGAAAGTAAATATTATTATGATACCTGGAGGCCTTATACTGCCATCAGAAATGCTGATGTTGATGAAAATCCTGAAACTATAGCAGATCCGAATTGGGAGCCGGAGATGCAGACACCACCCTGGCCGGAGTATCCTTCTGCACATGCTTCAGTTGCAGCAGGAAGTGCGGAAATCCTTACCCATGTATATGGTACACCTGATATTGCATTTGAAATGGAATCAACATCAGCTTTAACTGATGCCAAGAGGAGGTCTTACGCAAACTTAGACAGTGCTGCTTCAGATTGTGCGGATTCCCGTATCATGAACGGCTATCATTTTAGGTTTGCTACTCAGGAAGGTTCACGTCAGGGAAGAGAAGTGGCGCGCTACATCTGTTCAAATTTTCTGGGGCATATCAATTAA
- a CDS encoding CPBP family intramembrane glutamic endopeptidase: MYIIIPLLTTAVLFFIFLWNDPTFENRILYTLNKYPWKKAALRFLLFALLAVGFTWYFYSELFFQYPLKNTQNYLLTLVIYPFLSVIPQEIVYRSYYFHRYRDLFSQKWLFLLINAFLFGFLHVIYNNWFAPISAFCFSWVFIYNYLKTKSLVNVCIEHYCYGVALFTIGLGKFFK; the protein is encoded by the coding sequence ATGTATATCATCATCCCTCTGCTCACTACAGCAGTGCTGTTTTTTATTTTTTTGTGGAACGATCCTACTTTTGAAAACAGAATACTCTATACCCTCAATAAGTATCCCTGGAAGAAAGCAGCTTTGCGCTTCTTATTATTTGCCCTACTTGCAGTAGGATTTACCTGGTATTTTTATTCGGAGCTATTTTTTCAGTATCCCTTAAAAAACACACAAAATTACCTGCTAACGTTGGTGATTTATCCATTTCTATCGGTTATCCCACAGGAAATCGTCTACCGCAGTTATTACTTTCACCGTTATAGAGACTTATTCTCTCAGAAATGGCTCTTCCTTTTGATCAATGCTTTCCTCTTTGGGTTTTTGCATGTGATCTACAACAACTGGTTTGCCCCCATCTCAGCCTTTTGTTTTAGCTGGGTTTTTATCTACAATTACCTCAAAACCAAAAGTCTGGTCAACGTTTGTATTGAGCATTATTGCTATGGCGTTGCCCTGTTTACCATAGGCCTGGGTAAATTCTTTAAGTGA
- a CDS encoding DinB family protein: MSLSALLEQTKQQTLSYYELPEEALHKTYGEGKWNIRQILVHLADAESVLYGRIRRVISEPRQVIWAFQQDAWAENLQYEQYPLALSKNVYAAVRDNIIYLTEKYYLSHGTKEFVHSETGVRTLKDEFDKVAHHNLNHLRQIEVALKRA; this comes from the coding sequence ATGAGCCTATCCGCACTTTTAGAACAGACCAAGCAGCAGACTTTATCCTATTATGAGTTGCCAGAAGAAGCATTGCACAAAACCTATGGTGAAGGCAAGTGGAATATACGACAAATCCTGGTACACCTTGCCGATGCAGAATCCGTTTTGTATGGCAGGATCAGAAGAGTCATCTCCGAACCCAGACAGGTGATCTGGGCTTTTCAGCAGGATGCCTGGGCAGAAAACCTTCAGTATGAGCAATATCCTCTGGCACTTAGCAAAAATGTATATGCCGCAGTCAGAGATAATATCATCTATCTGACTGAAAAGTACTACCTCTCGCATGGCACAAAAGAATTTGTGCATAGCGAAACAGGAGTAAGGACGCTGAAAGATGAGTTTGATAAAGTGGCCCATCATAATCTGAACCATCTCAGGCAAATAGAAGTAGCACTGAAAAGAGCTTAA
- a CDS encoding carboxypeptidase-like regulatory domain-containing protein encodes MMKYCWHFLFLLLVLLPLCSYGQDDGKVIIEGKVVDADSLQALPSVHVRIRNSNLGGVTEADGRFRIRVNPTDSIVFSSVGYKPYLIIPADSSASSLQNLIIRMESQTTVLNEVKFKEYIDITKYIRREYDTTVDMRRSKGTPLFEDKEPEERRAVRLAAGENGAALEGAVTAFANLFNSEFQQKKKLQEIMKIEEEEQRNQSVRESMTEKYEAMVLVAADLTAADLQRFTDMYMPHPFTMMNMSDYDIMEGIVRNLRKFDPGKDPLKKLLETGTFEGQEKRSQQINPPQEP; translated from the coding sequence ATGATGAAGTACTGTTGGCACTTTTTATTTTTATTGTTGGTACTTCTACCCTTATGTTCATACGGTCAGGATGATGGAAAAGTGATCATAGAAGGAAAGGTAGTGGACGCTGATAGCTTACAGGCTTTACCTTCGGTGCATGTAAGGATAAGAAACTCAAACCTGGGGGGAGTCACCGAAGCCGATGGCCGATTTAGAATCAGGGTAAACCCCACCGATTCTATTGTCTTCTCCAGCGTAGGTTACAAACCTTATCTGATTATACCCGCCGATAGTTCTGCCAGCAGCCTGCAAAACCTGATCATCCGTATGGAATCGCAGACCACCGTGCTGAATGAAGTAAAATTCAAAGAATACATAGACATCACCAAGTACATCCGGCGTGAGTATGACACTACTGTAGATATGAGGCGATCCAAAGGCACTCCCTTGTTTGAAGATAAGGAACCTGAAGAACGAAGAGCTGTACGCTTAGCTGCGGGGGAAAATGGCGCAGCGCTGGAAGGGGCAGTGACCGCCTTTGCCAACCTGTTCAACAGTGAGTTTCAACAGAAAAAAAAGCTACAGGAGATCATGAAAATAGAAGAAGAGGAGCAGCGCAATCAATCGGTCAGGGAATCCATGACGGAGAAGTACGAAGCTATGGTACTAGTCGCGGCTGACCTTACTGCGGCTGACCTACAGCGATTTACCGATATGTACATGCCTCATCCTTTTACCATGATGAATATGAGTGACTATGATATAATGGAAGGCATAGTCAGGAACCTGAGAAAGTTTGATCCCGGTAAAGACCCATTAAAAAAACTGCTGGAAACCGGTACTTTTGAAGGGCAGGAAAAAAGAAGTCAACAGATTAATCCCCCTCAAGAACCTTGA
- a CDS encoding amidohydrolase family protein, whose protein sequence is MPDQSLDKEIFNTKSSQKGINRRSFIGGMTALGVSGIASSFTLPVKVSFLPLQEANHKVIRNGYVLTMDAQRGNLPRGDVLISGGKITAVGEKLEVPAGTEEVNAENMMVLPGFVETHWHIWNSLMRSLIGSKPGVGYFEMKDLIGQHFRPQDTYAATRFAVAEALNSGITTLHDWNHNVRGPEYAEASLRALKELGIRGRFSQGQAAAGEPYVDLELLEHLHQHWADYSNEGLLKLGLASARITDDDPKRKKEVIKARELGLPVSVHADTLSGFEDLLGNDFQIIHAMEMDKKAFEKMAKTGASVSFSPFSEMRIGFGLPPVVDALNSGVSIGLSVDTTPLSGNADMFALMKVFLNLTNGMAQDEFKVSARSVLEIATNEGARSLGMENVCGSLTPGKRADVIMVSVKDINMGVLTDPENLLVLSAQPANVDSVLVDGKFRKRNGQLVGINQEEIISEARGSLNYLLKKSGW, encoded by the coding sequence ATGCCAGACCAATCTTTAGACAAAGAAATATTCAATACAAAATCAAGCCAGAAAGGTATCAACAGACGCAGCTTTATAGGAGGCATGACGGCGCTAGGGGTGTCAGGCATCGCCAGCTCTTTCACACTTCCGGTAAAAGTTTCTTTCCTACCCTTACAAGAGGCTAATCATAAGGTCATTCGGAATGGCTATGTGCTGACGATGGATGCACAGAGAGGAAACTTGCCCAGAGGAGATGTATTGATTTCCGGAGGAAAAATAACCGCTGTAGGAGAAAAGCTGGAAGTACCAGCCGGAACAGAAGAGGTCAATGCCGAAAACATGATGGTCCTGCCGGGATTTGTAGAAACTCACTGGCACATCTGGAACTCACTCATGCGTTCCCTGATTGGCAGCAAACCCGGTGTAGGCTATTTTGAGATGAAAGACCTCATCGGTCAACACTTCCGTCCGCAGGATACTTATGCTGCTACCCGTTTTGCAGTAGCAGAAGCACTGAATTCAGGAATCACCACACTGCATGACTGGAACCATAATGTGCGTGGCCCTGAATATGCGGAAGCCAGCTTGCGGGCTTTGAAAGAACTAGGCATCCGGGGACGATTTTCCCAGGGACAAGCCGCTGCAGGAGAACCTTACGTTGATCTTGAACTGCTGGAACACCTGCATCAGCATTGGGCTGACTACTCCAACGAAGGTTTGCTGAAACTGGGGCTGGCCTCTGCCAGAATTACGGATGATGACCCTAAACGGAAAAAAGAAGTGATAAAAGCACGCGAACTGGGGCTACCTGTTTCAGTACATGCTGATACACTTTCCGGGTTTGAAGACCTTCTGGGAAATGACTTTCAAATCATCCATGCGATGGAGATGGATAAAAAAGCATTTGAGAAAATGGCAAAGACCGGAGCTTCGGTAAGCTTTTCTCCCTTCAGCGAGATGAGGATAGGCTTTGGTCTTCCGCCCGTAGTAGATGCGCTGAACTCAGGAGTGTCTATTGGCCTCTCAGTAGATACTACGCCCCTTTCAGGCAATGCAGATATGTTTGCCCTTATGAAGGTGTTTCTTAACCTAACCAATGGTATGGCTCAGGATGAGTTTAAAGTCTCTGCCCGAAGCGTATTGGAGATCGCCACTAACGAAGGAGCACGTTCTCTGGGTATGGAAAACGTATGTGGATCACTTACTCCCGGAAAACGTGCCGATGTGATTATGGTTTCAGTCAAAGATATTAATATGGGGGTATTGACTGATCCTGAGAATCTTCTGGTACTTTCTGCCCAGCCTGCCAATGTGGATTCGGTACTGGTAGATGGAAAATTCCGCAAACGCAATGGTCAGCTTGTTGGAATCAACCAAGAGGAAATCATCAGTGAAGCGAGAGGATCACTGAACTACCTGCTGAAAAAAAGTGGGTGGTGA
- a CDS encoding FAD-binding oxidoreductase gives MKTTLHEIRNQAGELLPQTALDTLKESFKGKLILDDDEHYDSARLVWNKMIDKKPAIITRCSGVADVIQAVNFARENKLQLAIRGGAHNVAGNAVGDNALVVDLSAMKSVWVDPKQKTAKVQGGATWQDVDHETQAFGLACPGGVVSDTGVAGLTLGGGLSWMRRKVGMSIDNLIGADIVLATGELVHASKSEHEDLFWAVRGGGGNFGVVTCFEFKLMDLGPKVFFTACMYPREDAEKVMRFWVEYTRTVPDEVTTDCIHWAIPDHPNFPEELHGKGVTVIAGMYSGAPEEGQKIMKPLREITKPVLDLSNIYPYVGVQQMFDPFLQKQTFYGYWKSIYLDDLSKEVQDIIISKANGLPAPETLLSIRNLQGAISDVPTDVTAFGDRSARFLLSIDTMWTDALDNEKNIEWTRNFFNEMQKYSKGKVYFNFNADLVGPSDMLKDSFGENYEKLVAIKTRYDPENFFRLNTNIKPMSHK, from the coding sequence ATGAAAACCACACTACATGAAATTCGTAACCAGGCCGGAGAATTACTCCCTCAAACCGCACTAGATACCTTAAAAGAATCTTTTAAAGGTAAACTAATACTGGATGATGATGAGCATTACGATTCTGCCCGCCTGGTATGGAACAAAATGATTGATAAAAAACCCGCGATCATCACCCGTTGTTCAGGTGTTGCTGACGTAATACAAGCGGTTAATTTTGCTCGTGAAAATAAACTCCAACTGGCCATCAGAGGCGGTGCGCATAATGTAGCAGGAAATGCCGTTGGCGATAATGCGCTGGTAGTAGATCTCTCCGCCATGAAAAGCGTGTGGGTTGATCCAAAGCAAAAAACTGCTAAAGTACAGGGTGGCGCTACCTGGCAGGATGTGGATCATGAAACCCAGGCTTTCGGACTGGCTTGCCCCGGTGGTGTAGTTTCTGATACCGGAGTAGCCGGTCTTACCCTGGGAGGGGGCTTAAGCTGGATGCGAAGAAAGGTAGGCATGAGCATTGACAACCTCATCGGAGCTGATATAGTCCTGGCTACCGGAGAACTCGTTCATGCCAGTAAATCTGAACATGAGGACCTCTTCTGGGCAGTGCGTGGTGGTGGAGGCAATTTTGGCGTGGTTACCTGCTTTGAATTTAAGCTGATGGATTTAGGGCCGAAAGTGTTTTTCACTGCCTGCATGTACCCCCGTGAGGATGCAGAAAAAGTGATGCGTTTCTGGGTTGAGTATACCCGCACCGTACCTGATGAAGTTACGACAGATTGTATCCATTGGGCCATTCCTGATCATCCTAACTTCCCTGAAGAACTGCATGGCAAAGGGGTAACAGTTATTGCCGGAATGTACTCAGGGGCTCCGGAGGAGGGACAAAAGATCATGAAGCCTTTAAGAGAGATCACTAAGCCGGTGCTTGATCTCAGCAACATTTATCCCTATGTAGGTGTGCAGCAGATGTTTGATCCATTTTTACAAAAGCAAACATTCTATGGTTACTGGAAAAGCATTTACCTGGATGACCTAAGCAAAGAAGTACAAGATATAATCATCAGTAAAGCTAATGGGCTACCTGCACCTGAAACGCTCTTGTCCATACGAAATCTACAGGGAGCTATCAGTGATGTGCCAACTGATGTTACTGCTTTTGGAGATCGTTCAGCGAGGTTTTTGTTGAGTATAGACACCATGTGGACTGACGCTCTGGATAATGAAAAAAACATTGAGTGGACACGTAATTTTTTCAATGAGATGCAAAAGTATTCCAAAGGAAAAGTGTACTTCAACTTCAATGCTGATTTGGTCGGTCCCTCAGATATGTTAAAAGACTCTTTTGGAGAAAATTACGAGAAACTGGTAGCAATCAAAACCAGATATGATCCCGAGAATTTCTTCCGATTAAATACTAACATCAAACCTATGTCTCATAAGTAA
- a CDS encoding nickel-binding protein, which translates to MPIYIDFHKLEGNPTEEDIRLAHQADLAKQEEFSVRFHQYWFNEEASTVFCLIEGPSPEAVKTCHWSTHGNTPCNIQEVEPVYLKLFLGEEAPVDQHMMLTLEGKTDPANRTILLTDIRRTDATENKYYLVPIKPKNLVVDAIAKFNGRFVEYTNEEKIVGVFDSPINAIRCAKNIREAIERLRKKHEESSEWKIDYRIALNNGQPLTENDGFFEAAIRQANRLCMITQPNQIIMTAQLKELLQMETEASLYPSTLASARVLTGPEVVFIDSLFTIIEQNLRADSLSVAKLSYLIGLSRPQFYRKVMALTGKSPQVFIKDFRMNKAWHLLRSKKWNISEVSFEVGFSSPSYFSKIFHEQYGYVPSELQTA; encoded by the coding sequence ATGCCTATTTATATTGATTTTCACAAACTTGAGGGCAATCCTACGGAAGAAGACATAAGGCTTGCCCACCAGGCCGACTTGGCAAAGCAGGAAGAATTCAGCGTACGCTTCCATCAATATTGGTTCAATGAAGAAGCCTCTACGGTATTTTGTCTGATTGAAGGACCCAGTCCGGAAGCCGTAAAAACCTGCCATTGGTCAACCCACGGCAACACGCCTTGTAATATACAAGAGGTAGAACCTGTTTACCTTAAACTTTTTTTAGGTGAAGAAGCTCCGGTAGACCAGCATATGATGCTCACCTTGGAAGGTAAAACTGACCCTGCCAATCGTACCATCCTGCTCACTGACATAAGAAGAACTGATGCTACTGAGAATAAATACTATCTGGTTCCTATCAAACCTAAAAACCTGGTGGTAGACGCTATTGCCAAATTCAATGGGAGATTTGTTGAATATACGAATGAAGAAAAGATTGTGGGGGTATTTGATTCACCCATCAATGCCATCAGATGTGCTAAAAACATACGCGAAGCTATAGAACGGCTGCGAAAAAAGCATGAAGAAAGTAGTGAGTGGAAGATCGACTACAGAATTGCTTTGAATAATGGCCAGCCATTGACAGAAAACGATGGCTTTTTTGAAGCTGCTATCAGGCAGGCCAATAGGCTATGTATGATCACTCAACCAAATCAGATTATCATGACGGCCCAGCTCAAAGAATTGTTACAGATGGAAACAGAGGCATCATTATATCCATCTACCCTTGCTTCCGCCAGAGTACTAACTGGTCCTGAAGTTGTTTTTATTGACAGTCTTTTTACAATCATAGAGCAGAACCTTCGCGCAGATTCACTGAGTGTTGCTAAGCTTTCTTACCTGATAGGCTTAAGCCGGCCTCAGTTCTATCGTAAAGTAATGGCACTTACAGGAAAATCACCTCAGGTTTTTATCAAAGATTTTAGGATGAATAAAGCCTGGCACCTTCTCAGGTCCAAGAAATGGAATATATCTGAAGTATCTTTTGAAGTAGGGTTTTCCAGTCCATCTTATTTCAGCAAGATTTTTCATGAACAGTATGGATATGTCCCTTCAGAATTACAAACGGCATAA
- a CDS encoding nucleoside hydrolase: MKLLPYLFFVFYSFLSLAQPTKIIFDTDMESDVDDIGALAMLHGLADAGAAEILATMVCSLNPWSVPTVDAVNTYCGRPDIPIGAVKTLGVYRNSNYAKIISEEFPQDSGLGEAAEDAIKVYRQLLAAEEDSSVVIVTVGYLTNLAYLLSSYPDEISELSGSELVRKKVKRLVCMGDRYPFQQDIGKWGNFRPDPGAVVYVSRDWPTDIIYTGGGDFANLIPSGEKTFDFPPASNPISRAYAVFLKSWNRNYHHSADLIAVYVAVKGWEEYFELHSQGYNHIFEDATHMWRLQPNDPRHHYIDNLLEGVNPEDVTEVFDELMVTPIRAKMTKE; this comes from the coding sequence ATGAAACTATTACCTTATCTCTTCTTTGTCTTTTACTCCTTTCTTTCATTGGCTCAGCCGACCAAGATTATTTTTGATACCGACATGGAATCGGATGTAGACGATATAGGCGCACTGGCCATGCTACACGGACTGGCCGATGCCGGAGCTGCGGAAATACTGGCTACAATGGTCTGTAGCCTCAACCCCTGGTCGGTGCCTACGGTAGATGCTGTCAATACCTATTGTGGTAGACCAGATATTCCCATCGGAGCTGTCAAAACCCTGGGCGTATACCGGAATTCTAATTATGCCAAAATCATCTCCGAAGAATTCCCTCAGGATAGTGGTTTGGGAGAAGCAGCAGAGGATGCGATCAAAGTCTATCGTCAGTTGCTGGCAGCAGAAGAAGACAGTAGCGTAGTGATTGTCACCGTAGGTTATCTTACTAACCTTGCTTACCTGCTCAGCAGCTACCCCGATGAGATCAGTGAATTGTCAGGCAGCGAACTGGTACGTAAAAAGGTGAAGCGACTGGTATGTATGGGTGATCGTTATCCCTTTCAGCAGGACATCGGGAAATGGGGCAACTTCAGACCCGATCCGGGGGCGGTGGTGTATGTCTCCCGCGACTGGCCCACAGACATTATCTACACCGGAGGAGGTGATTTTGCCAATCTGATTCCCAGTGGAGAGAAGACTTTTGACTTTCCTCCCGCTTCCAACCCTATTTCCCGTGCCTATGCTGTCTTCCTGAAAAGCTGGAACAGAAACTATCACCACAGCGCCGATCTGATTGCCGTTTATGTAGCCGTAAAAGGCTGGGAAGAATATTTTGAACTGCATTCACAGGGCTACAACCATATTTTTGAAGATGCAACGCATATGTGGAGGCTACAGCCCAATGATCCCCGCCATCATTACATAGATAATTTGCTGGAAGGTGTTAACCCTGAAGATGTGACTGAAGTATTTGACGAACTCATGGTTACACCCATCCGCGCAAAGATGACTAAGGAGTAG